The window CACTTGCCATTAGTACATATACCCCATTACCCTTGCTACCCAAAAGGTCTCTTGCAAGAACACTCATTAGTTCTGTTCACTCAACTGTGTAACTAATCAGATACCAATAGTCTACACAGCTTTGGAAACCAACACTGAGCTACAAATGCCTTTGAAGAAATTAATACAGGCAAGTCGACATAAATACTTCTATATCATGCCTGACCAGCAGCTGCTAGTTGGCTCAGTCACCTATAACGAAGGCACCAGTAAATTTAGTCTGGCTCTTGAAGGGTAGACAGATGTATCACAAGTCACTCATCATCGCTTGGAAGGAGCCTGTCATTTAGCTTTTACAGTTAAGCCACACTCGTGGCTCCTCTCAGATGTACGTTGGTGGCATCAGCAGGCAAAGCTTAGCTTGCTGCTACCCAAACTCCATCAGTTTCGGTGAGATGAGGTACATCTAAGCTTCTACAACCCCATCCCaaatttttcaaagcagctttaAGAAACAAACCTTTTagattcttctttctccttcaagAGATGTTCTAAGCTGTTCACATATGACACCTGGCTAACAACAGGAGTCTTAGAAAGCTGTAAATGAAAcagtaacaaattaaaaaaataccacaagcTATCAATTCATTTAGTATTGGACAATAAACATAATCAAACTAGAAAACTCTtccaattttaatattttacctgAAGATAAAAACTCAAAGGAGACCCCAAAAAACAGGACTATTAACAGTTTAGGTTTCTCAGTCCCCTGACAACTTTATATAATGGTCAAATCTCTCTCAGTgattaatttagaaataactaTGCTTTACAATGGATCTGAACTGCAAAGCAAGTCTCCGCTTCTCTCCCTGGGGCTGACCTCCAGCTAACCTTCATAAAGAGTGCTTGCATCAGAAGCCTTTTACCTCACAACTTTTATTATCATCCACTGAGACCCTGGGAATCCCCATTCTTGTGCATGAGACAAGAAGACTCCAAACATGATTCAGTACCTCTGTTAGTTTCAGGAGTACCTAGAGGCAAAGCACCAGTGTTTGCTAAATCACCTCCAAAATCATCAGACAAAACAAAGCTTCCAACCAAAACCCTAACACAAACGTAAGCAGCTAatagttaaaaaccaaaacccacagagAAGGTCTTAACCACTAGCAAAATTAGTTTGCTTTTCAGTAGCCAGTGTTTTATTCAGGTAGTAGCAGACAACACagatttgaaattttatttatgacCATGATTCAGTTCTTTGGACAAGCAGTGCCCTTCTGACACCACTTTCTTAAACTGCAAGCCTCTTACTAGTGACAAAGCTTCTTCCAATGAGCTCCTTCATTTTAGAAGAACACAATTCAGAGCACACATTGGGGATTTTCTATTACCCAAGTAAACCCAAAGGTAACAGAAGTTAGTCTAAGACATTAGTGTCCGCCTGCTAACAAAAAAAGCCAGTTAATACAGCATTAATTTTTGGTATTCAGAGTTATCTTTCAAATGTAACATGCAGCATGTCTTTGTGTGGGGAAATCTTGTGGAAAAGCTGAAGACCTCTCACCTTATTTTATATCTGGTTATTATGCCTAAAATGAGTTTATTCCAATGTGCCTGTATGTCCCTTCTTACAAGACAGGGGAAGAATGATAGTATATGCAAAAAACATGGTCATGGAAATTTTGGGACAGTTCTTAACTATTTTGTCTTACTTAGCCATTAATTATGCAGAAACAGTATAAGCCAAATGTTGTGGTCACATACATGTTCCACATACATTTGATCTAGGCTGCATCTGTTTATCAGCCTTAACCGTTAAATACCTAAACATGTTGGTTAAGATTGTGGAATACTTATGTAACGTAACCACAGAAGTCTGATCTATAACATGCTTGCATAATGAATCATAAGGACAGATAAAGTAATTATGGCTGTTCAGTATCTGCATACGGAGGTAGTAACTCAGTCAACAAATAAACTGTTCCACAGATTTAAaaacaggaggagaagaggaCAAGAGTATTTATACAGGTattctgctgttttgttttctactgTAGAAAATAGCGATAggctgaccccagccagcagctaagcaccacacagcttgttcAGTTCCCTGCCCAGTGGTGCAAGGGAGTGAAtaagaagagcaaaagcaagttttgatggagataaagacagtttaataaggaaGAGGGGataagggggaaaagaaaaagtgatgcaAGGGCAATCACTCAGCACCACCCACAAGCAGAAGGATGCCCAGCTAGACTCTGAGTAATGGCTACATTCCAGACCAACTCCCCCTGCTTGGTTTTGACTGCTGAGCATGACACTAAGTGGCATGGAATATATCCCTTTGGTCATCTGGGGTCAGTTGTccaggctctgtcccctcccaaacTGTGTCGTCCCCCCCCTCCACTCTGGCCTACTCACTGTGGGGGCAGAGTGGGAAgcagagaaagccttgatgctctGCTAAGTACTGCTCTGCAACAGGCAGAAGACTGGTCTCTTAAGGCTGTTTTTGTCCAAAACacacagcaccacacagctgttatgaagaaaattaactccaacCTAGCCAGActcaatacaaaaatatttttatttaaatgcagcCATCTCCAGCTTGTACCAATTTCATCAGGAATGCCACACTAAGTCCTACTGCAGGACCTTCctaattaaaacattattttacaatAAAACTTCAAAATCACTACTTATTTGACAAGCTGTTCTTGAACAAATAGGCtaacttttaaaaacacagaCCAATTTTTATCACCGTAATATCCTGTAAACTGGGATTCAAACACTTCATCTATCCCTTGTGAGCAGAAGTAGTCATTCAgctttttgaaatactttctaaaatacttaaaattttcaTGAAATTCAACTTCAAAGAAAACATCACACTTACAGATCAGGAACTCGTACACAGACTTCTAACAATCACAGACTGACAAGGATGAATGACTGGAGTCTAGCACACATCTCTCAACATCTAGATCAATTTCCTCTAGTTAACTTCAACTCATAAAAGTATTATCtcatcaggaaaatgaaaacattagaCCCCCACATATCTTCTAAATGTAACCTCCTGCCTTTTTCTTTAGAGTGAAAAAGCAAAATCAGAACTCCTAAAAACCACCGAAAGGCAAAAGCTAATGCAATCTGTCTGCACAAAGCACCTCTCTCTGCACAAAGCACACTCTTTCTCTGCCTACATCGCACTGTACAGCATAGGACCCTTAAGCTGAGTAACTAGTTTTGCAGACAAGTAACTCTTTGAGTTTTCATGCATtatgaataaaggaaaaaatcaaataaaaaaatacaacataACAAAGCTGATGCAACATTTTTGGGTTTTAGCCACTTACATGAAGCTTCAGTAATGGAGTCGCAGTGTCCTGAGAAAAACTGTCAAGACAGCATTCTTCCAGGGTTCCTGTCTGTGGCTTGGGACCTGAAGAGAGAATTTCTTGCAGTGGCATGAATACtacttcttcttcttcatcatcatcatcatctagACTGCGTTTCAAACTCTCATCTTCACCATCAAAGCTGCTTTTTGATTTTCCATTCAGCTTGGACTTGTCTGTACAGGTGCTTTCAGCTTCTAACTCTCCTGACAGTTGTGAAGAAATATGGCCTCTGTTTATGCACACTTCTTTAAAAGACGATGAACAGGAAACGCTTTTACCTGGCTCTTCTGAGAGTGCAAGTTTCCCAGAACCTTCCACTGAACAAGAATCAGAAGCATTTTCCaaagttttgtcttttgtttttgaaaaactgttactgCATTGAATACTGTAAGCTTTATAGTGTGCACATCTTTCTAGTCTTTTCCCGCCTTGCTCTTTCTTCGCATCCAATACCTGAGACAAGCCAGCATTCTGGAGATTAGATTTCACACTTTTCGTTTGTGGTAAGTGGTAGAAAGAAGGCAACACAGtacttttttcctgagaaaaaggaagggaCTTTTCCAAGAAAAAGCGTGAATTAGCCACCTGCAATTGATTCTCTTTGGTATCCACAACAGAAATGTGGTTATTTTTACCAGGACCTACAGAGGaccaattatttttctcattttcattgctTGAGTTGAGGTATTCCTCTGAAAGAGCAGAATCATGTCTAGGTAGAGCAGCAGTCTCCCTCAGTTGCAGCACATCACCAGAAGCAGACTTTAAAAGGGTATTTTTGACAAAATCAGACCTCCTATTTTTGCATTTTGCCGATGATCTACTAAAAGCAGAGTCATTCAAATTTGATACTTCAGACTGTTCTGAACTGTCTGCATCCACACTCATGGCAGTGCGTTTTCTCTTCCCAGGAAAGTTTATTTGTTTGGATCGCCCAGAAGACATCTTAGATATAAGGCAGTGCGAAGGAACAGACTGGCTCTTCCACATACCAGCAGTCATCTCAGATGACATTCTCAGTGCATTTGGAGAAGACGCCCCATGTTTTGAAACCTGCTTTGGTTGAGATGGGTCATCTATgaagtgtttaagaaaaaagtaaaccaCTGTTgtcatgtttaaaaaataaagtagatttaaaaaagaaataatcaaaaccGTAACAGCTTACCCTTAAAAAAACCTAACTTCTGTTTTTAAGTCAACTATGACTGAAATTTTTATCAGAAACTACAATATTTCCATTCTATTTGAACACAGTGGACCACAATTAAGATTTAGCTGATACTGTACTGTTATTATTGTAACTAActtggaaattaaattaaatccttttattttaaagcagctcAGTAGCCACCATAGAACACTTCTCCTCTACACTAGAATCAATCAGTCTTTGGAAACACACAATAGCCCAGTTGAGGTATGGGACTGGAAAAGAGTTTCTGTCATTACATATTATGGTTATAAATAATGAACAGtataaaaagtattttggaaataCTGCAGTAATTTTAACAGTGATCATAAAAAAGCATTCAGAGtatgaagaaatctgttttcaggcTACAGTTCCTTGGCACCAGAGCCCACCTTCCTCATTATGCTTTTCTGCTTCCTGCCTTAAGCTGGCACCAGCACACGGACACTTCATGGCAAGCTACTTCATGGAGCTGATGTGGCTGAGAACTTCCCAACTCAATTTCAGCCAGATCAGCTCCTTGCACCACTGGTCAAGCCCCAGTGCTAGCACAGGTGGAAAGTGAAGCATAGCAGCAGAGTCTGATAGGTTTACACAGCCATGGATCCACAACATGGGAATACTCTCCTTGTTTTGGgttccttccctccttttttttttttttttttttaaatcatcctaCTGACCTGGCTCAAGCCTCTATTCACGTGAGCTTTTTATATTCAGTTCTACCTACTGTAGAACAAAATTATGTggttaaaagggagaaaaagcaacaagaaTACCAGCTAAGCTTCAGTGTAAAATGCAAGAGAAACACTAAAAATAATCAGTGATTAAGggcttaaaacaaagaaacatcatGACTTCAAATTAAGTTACAAACAATCTGTTTATCACTAAAATCCCAAGTAACTTGTAAACCTCTTCAAGCTTGCCATATCTTAGAAATAATCTTGACTATGCAGCAGTATTTttttgagagaaaacagaaaaatataacttcaagggaaaaaagccattaaaaaaagacaCTAAGTGATGAACCTGATTGTTCAATTAATTCCATATTATCAGCACTGATTCTACCTGAGGCAGTCTCCCTTGAACCAGAATGtggtatttttcttaaagaacatCCATTTCCCTAAAaataaagagggagaaaataaaagagtTAATTGTATACTTTTTAAAACCAGGATGTTGATGTCTTGAGCCAAATGCTGAATCCAGCACAGACTTAATTCCACACAACCCCAAAAATATGGTAATATACTTAATTTCAAGACAAACTTAAAACACAGCTGCAAAGATCTCAACAAAAGGACTCTCCACAAtctgaattttatctttttttcagattGGTCTCCTGTTCTAAATCTCTCCACTTTTAGAGCCATTAGCACTTGCTTCCCTGGGCTACATAGCTTTCCTCAAACAAGTCATTAGGAACTTCAGTAACACAATGACAGAAAGCACAGGCATGCAAATACGGAGGTGCGCtaaggagaaaaggaaacacaagctaaACAGTCTTTTTTGTGTCATTCACAGCACATTATGGAAGCACAAATAATGATCTTCCTTGCAAGTAACCAGCAACCTTTTAACGGGTTTTTTTTAGTTGGTAAAAAACTGAACATAATTCAACCTGTAACGAAATACTACATAGTTAATAGGACCCCTCCCACCTCTATCTAAATACTGTGGCTTAAGTACATAAATCTGAGCTGCTATTACCAGCAACTTCTAACTAGCAGAAATTCACCAGGCTGTTCCCTACACTACACTGTAAGAAAACACAAGGTTATAAGATATTTaagataaagacttttttttctacaaaatacaatttaaagTTACAATTTCCATTGCATTTCCATGCTTGCATCTAACCCTCAGAGACTATCTCCTCTGCTTTTAAACCAGGATTTCTCATTTATAGTAACATAGTTAAGAACTGGCTTAGCCAAGCATGACCTAAAATTTACAGAGGAATAGCAAAAGAGCATAAACTcgttacatctgaaaaaggcagctCCAAGAATCTCATCCtacattgaaaaataaaataaataaataaataaaaatcacatgcaCAATGAGTCACTGATTTCCACCTTTAACAACCCTTCTGAACACACCTGATGTGATACACTTGTTCCTGAGAATGGTTTTGCAGGATGTGTCTGGGattgtttcattttatgtttcttcCGTCTCCTTTCTCTGCGGAGAGCTTCCAGTGACAACCTACATTTAGACTCAGCTGAAGTACAGGACAATTTCATGGGAAGACCTGGGTTTTGGCACAGAGATGTGTTGTTCGCAGTGCCATTATTTCTAGCGCAGGCTTTGCGAGTATCAGCTTCCGATAATGAAACCCATTTGTCAGAGTCTAAACTAGTGTCTTCTAGATCCATACAGTCAGTTTTCTGTTCCCAACTATTTCCACAAGACAATGGTGCTCTTGTTACACCCAGACACTTCTCATTTCTTCCCTGTTCTGACTTGCCAGTTTTATCCTTCTTGGTCAAGAAACTGCTGTGAGACCCTGCACTAATAAAGAGTTTTTCAATCACAACTTTTGGGTATAGTGAACCCAGTGCCTTGCATGGTCTGCCATTCTCCAAAGTGTTTACACTGTCCTTTTTCTCCTTAATTCTTCTCCGAAAGGCATCTACCAGAAGACTTGTGCTGGGTGTTCGGTCtggcatcttttttcttctgaccTTCTCTGCAGAAggtattttcctttcaaaacattcAGCACATAAAACTGACAGTCCAATTCCTGCATCTTTTATGTTTCCTCTGTCTGGTGAGCACAACACAGTCCTATCTTTATAGCCATGGTTTaagagagaaaagacaagacaaattATTCACAATCACAATACTGGGGCAAAAAAAGTTTTATTGGACTGtattacttaatattttatcTCTCTCTCACATGCAATCCAAAATGAATTTACTTAATCATTTAGTTTTGGTAGTGCCATGCAATTTCTTTCATCTCAAAGAATTGCATGATCTATGTCATCACAGCTTCAGTTGTTACAAACAATCTAGCTTAAGCATGAGACAATAACTTGAAATAATAATTACATcactatttaaagaaattaattttaataggaaattaACATTCTCAGTTACATtattagaaaaaatttaaatgtgtGCATTTTGGCATATTTGGTAAGCTATACTCATTATCTTGCTGCTCCAATCTGGAATGAGATTGGACTATACTTCTGCACACTTATACAATTAAAACTAATATAAatatcttccatttaaaaaaaaagacttatttacCTTGGTTTGAAACTGTTCTGAAGAAATCTGTAATGGTCTggtttctgaaaagaaaacataactttatctctttaaaaagaacaataCCTGAATGCCCATACAGTGAATAttgataaaattaaaatgctgttaatttctacagattttttATAATGCCAGCAGCTCTTATTTCTGATAGCTCTTTCTGATAGATCAGAGTTAGCCTTCACTCTGCCTGGCTAATGAAGGCAACCTGCCAGTTTCCTTGATCAAACCATTTCATTTATCACTCTAAGTAAGACTTAGCCACCCTTCCAGCTTAAACTAAGCTTTCTTAAACGGGACTGACCTCACCTGTATACAGAATTCTAGATGAGACCTCCCCAGTACCTTATGTGATAGTGTTAACAACTTCCCCATCTCCACTGTCAACACCTTGAGCTGGTAACTcctactgtaattttttttttttttaggtgttaTAGTGGTAAGCAGCTGGCCTTATCAATACCGTCAGTGATCAAACCCCCTTCAAAGCATTACTAGTTGCAATCAAGTCTAACCACAAAGTTCTCTCTGCAAGTTGTGAAGTTCAACTAATCCTGTAACTTTCTTCTGGCTGTCCAAAACCCTTTGTGCACCactgtttgttgcttttttcacACATCTGGTGCCAGGCTCGGATGCAAATTCTTGTCTGCAGTATGACCAGACTTCCCAGCAGGAACTTGTATCAGGCACTGCTCCTTAACAAAATGTGTATCAGtggtgaaagggctcaaacaaatgaatttctgacaatcattgattaagactaaactgtgatgcatgaaagctttgcctgtgttttgcttcatttgtttcccaaggactccttaactgtttccctagacCTCTTTGTTTGTTTAGAtctccctatgtaaatcactgatagcagactcaaagccttcaatggacacttgggcaactcgtagaatgggcaaactaagataagggggactcgaacaaaaggacacagagatcctattatagggaggatgatcttgctgatttaggaagaagacacctggactttacctcacagtGCATGCtatggaaagaaggtcaactagcaaACACCGTGAAGACGACtacttcttccctcaaccaccGAAGATGCTCACTATTTTTACTACatatgctcggactatgtaaatgaattccgggaactcattatcataagacaccctttccaggaaatctaatgaatatgtatgattgtgtgtatgtaaactgacgtcccttgctaattcttgggagcccttatggtggagaatccccagggcagccccagcgctgttaataaagaatacctgcttaacagttatattggattctgaacgttgagtgaatttctttatttcagtggtCTCCTTCCCGGCACACGCTATAGGCATCTTCTGGCTTCCAATAGAAACAGCAGTCTACAACCATCTTATTTTTACACATACACAACAAGATAATTAAATCACAGGTATTTTCTCTGGCAAGAATAAGCAGGGCATGAGAGCACCAAGGCATTTCTCCGTGAGAGAATGCTACTTCTGAAACTGGGCAGATGGAGTAACGTACAATTTGAACATTAAAATACATCAAGAATGATGAACTTGCTATTTTCACCCTTTCCCACGTAGCAAGTAAGTTTGCTAACAATTTCAAGGCTATACCTATGCCTGTTTTGGAAGTGCCTCTTCAAATTCCAACAAGGTATTGGTGTGAGAAAGCAGAATAATACAGATTTAAGACCTTCTTCCATCTTTTGTAATCTTTCTGTGTCTTCCAAAACAAAGCTACAACATTACTGCCTGTGTAACAGTGATTACAAAGGCAAAACTTATTTATTCCAGATTTCAAGCTAACACATTCAAACATCCATACATGACTGCTTTCACAGACTCAATACTCATTTCTGAAGTTCAGGCCAGAAGAACCCACTGCTCACTTGTTCAAACTAaacttgaatttaatttttaatctttacGTAATCTTGTTACTTTCACTTTTGCATTTTCTAACATGGCTTCTGCATTTTTAGCACctacacaaataaaaaaagctgtttataaTGCACTGATGCTTCTTTAACCAGGTTACTGGCAAGCAGTGATGTTTGATAATACTGTAACTCAATGAAAAGCTACCTATAATCAGAATATGTGAGTGCATAAAACTGTCTTTTTGGCTTatcaaagagagaagaaaacctaCCTGTCAAAGACTACTTGCCTGTCCCAGTTTAATTTGATGTAGGCCAAAATACACCCATTCTTCCCACATGCTGAAGCAACAGGGTCCCAAATTCCAATTCAACAGAAGAATCAAAAGGCTAAATTTCAGGTTTATTCACTGTTATTGCTGTTGCTGACTGATTTGTCTTTCTGCCCTAGACCACCTCCCACTCTGACCTCACCTGCTCACCAGAGGCTCTCTCCACCTTGTGTTCCTCAAGACACTCCTGATGCTTGCTTGTGACTGCGCTCTCAGCTGCAAAATCACCCCCTGCCCACAGCTTTCTGCACCATGTATCTTTCCAAAACTCTTCTATTTTCCTAAATAAGCAACTTTACTTCTTCCTTCCAGGTTAAAGTCCCATCTGCAGTATCAACCACTGCTGGCAGCCCAAATCTCATCTTCGGTTACCTCTCAGATTCTTCTTCGCACTTGAATCttggaaacaaaccaaaaccgAAGCCTTCTGCtatcttcttccttctttccgCAGCCACTGATTTCGCACGACTGCTTATCTCCCTCCCACATCCACTATCTCATTGTTGTatctttttgctgtcttttattCTAAATGCAAGAGTTTTGTAGCAAAATTCATTTGCTCCATAATTATACAAAGCCTTGTATAATATAACTGAGAGAACGGAGGCACTGCTGctgaaaaaaggcatttttttcccccctccctcagATAAAAGTTTAACTTGAACAGAGAATTATTTGTCTTAGACGATTTGTTTTAAAGTGCTTATCCACTGACATTGTCTACTTTACATATGTAATTCTGCTTTTTGGAAGTGCAAGGGATAGGAACTGTCcaattaaaacaagcaaaaatttcTCAAGTGCTGTATTCTATCTCAGACAAGGAAGTGTACTAGAACTTCAAacaaaagggtgaaaaaaaaaaaaacaagcatgtGATACAGTACAAGGAGGAACAGGAGAAAGTACTGGACTTTCCAACCTGCTTTTCATGTatatgaaaatacaaaaagaacCTGTAATCTATGTGAACAGAACCATAACTGTCCAGAACCTATTCACAGGAGAATCTCCACTATCGTTTTAATAAAGGGTCAAAGAATCAGCCCTAAAAGAATAAAGAACTGATGAAGCAACATTAATAACtggttttcactctttttttacCTGATGTGAAAGTCACAGTTGTTTAATGTATCGTTAACATAGTTCTGGTTAATGCTTTTCATCAAAATATATAAATTGAGCAAAACGTATTTATCCCCACTAAAAATTATTCCCCCATTTT of the Strix aluco isolate bStrAlu1 chromosome 7, bStrAlu1.hap1, whole genome shotgun sequence genome contains:
- the SLF2 gene encoding SMC5-SMC6 complex localization factor protein 2 isoform X1; its protein translation is MTRPLGVGVGVPSPGPPVTRSRRHFAAAAKETTQDFRNQTITDFFRTVSNQDRTVLCSPDRGNIKDAGIGLSVLCAECFERKIPSAEKVRRKKMPDRTPSTSLLVDAFRRRIKEKKDSVNTLENGRPCKALGSLYPKVVIEKLFISAGSHSSFLTKKDKTGKSEQGRNEKCLGVTRAPLSCGNSWEQKTDCMDLEDTSLDSDKWVSLSEADTRKACARNNGTANNTSLCQNPGLPMKLSCTSAESKCRLSLEALRRERRRKKHKMKQSQTHPAKPFSGTSVSHQGNGCSLRKIPHSGSRETASDDPSQPKQVSKHGASSPNALRMSSEMTAGMWKSQSVPSHCLISKMSSGRSKQINFPGKRKRTAMSVDADSSEQSEVSNLNDSAFSRSSAKCKNRRSDFVKNTLLKSASGDVLQLRETAALPRHDSALSEEYLNSSNENEKNNWSSVGPGKNNHISVVDTKENQLQVANSRFFLEKSLPFSQEKSTVLPSFYHLPQTKSVKSNLQNAGLSQVLDAKKEQGGKRLERCAHYKAYSIQCSNSFSKTKDKTLENASDSCSVEGSGKLALSEEPGKSVSCSSSFKEVCINRGHISSQLSGELEAESTCTDKSKLNGKSKSSFDGEDESLKRSLDDDDDEEEEVVFMPLQEILSSGPKPQTGTLEECCLDSFSQDTATPLLKLHLSKTPVVSQVSYVNSLEHLLKEKEESKRVDELEKWLQEDIQGGKTNSTDGDDDENASGDEDLSEEHREFIKRFSVVAHAIPDYHPGEDIFDLSTSGKIFNQHNLDLRNFHFIPQNRTEKLLLSSGVTQQLSLAITGFLSSAYSCILCPIPILKWLFQMMSVHPDYCVSTQILDRLMDITLKNASISDEQSKPWIPSLADVSAVFVNMGVAFRSLFPLQHLQPNFKECDILSQMQETMSKQQPRGDLTSTSPAFSSLPENNLINVIKFLGFCTTVIQGGYTDQEILLLLLLLFKISLEKQLKEIPLIDFQCLSIKLLISIKDWDTKMPELCLAVSELSSHHHNLLWLVQLVPSWIIRGREVRRRLSLVIISKLLNKNHIEIPDDSDKQMSLLYQFLVYMKPSNLLKKMREGLEQQSANGDHLHTQLEQEAYYLIYILLHLVSEASFFDVVNSNQRQHLLKLCGALDKHIKCDIREDARLFYRTKVKDLVARIYGKWQDMIQTTQLTQGILHDFWEPDS
- the SLF2 gene encoding SMC5-SMC6 complex localization factor protein 2 isoform X2; protein product: MSGNQTITDFFRTVSNQDRTVLCSPDRGNIKDAGIGLSVLCAECFERKIPSAEKVRRKKMPDRTPSTSLLVDAFRRRIKEKKDSVNTLENGRPCKALGSLYPKVVIEKLFISAGSHSSFLTKKDKTGKSEQGRNEKCLGVTRAPLSCGNSWEQKTDCMDLEDTSLDSDKWVSLSEADTRKACARNNGTANNTSLCQNPGLPMKLSCTSAESKCRLSLEALRRERRRKKHKMKQSQTHPAKPFSGTSVSHQGNGCSLRKIPHSGSRETASDDPSQPKQVSKHGASSPNALRMSSEMTAGMWKSQSVPSHCLISKMSSGRSKQINFPGKRKRTAMSVDADSSEQSEVSNLNDSAFSRSSAKCKNRRSDFVKNTLLKSASGDVLQLRETAALPRHDSALSEEYLNSSNENEKNNWSSVGPGKNNHISVVDTKENQLQVANSRFFLEKSLPFSQEKSTVLPSFYHLPQTKSVKSNLQNAGLSQVLDAKKEQGGKRLERCAHYKAYSIQCSNSFSKTKDKTLENASDSCSVEGSGKLALSEEPGKSVSCSSSFKEVCINRGHISSQLSGELEAESTCTDKSKLNGKSKSSFDGEDESLKRSLDDDDDEEEEVVFMPLQEILSSGPKPQTGTLEECCLDSFSQDTATPLLKLHLSKTPVVSQVSYVNSLEHLLKEKEESKRVDELEKWLQEDIQGGKTNSTDGDDDENASGDEDLSEEHREFIKRFSVVAHAIPDYHPGEDIFDLSTSGKIFNQHNLDLRNFHFIPQNRTEKLLLSSGVTQQLSLAITGFLSSAYSCILCPIPILKWLFQMMSVHPDYCVSTQILDRLMDITLKNASISDEQSKPWIPSLADVSAVFVNMGVAFRSLFPLQHLQPNFKECDILSQMQETMSKQQPRGDLTSTSPAFSSLPENNLINVIKFLGFCTTVIQGGYTDQEILLLLLLLFKISLEKQLKEIPLIDFQCLSIKLLISIKDWDTKMPELCLAVSELSSHHHNLLWLVQLVPSWIIRGREVRRRLSLVIISKLLNKNHIEIPDDSDKQMSLLYQFLVYMKPSNLLKKMREGLEQQSANGDHLHTQLEQEAYYLIYILLHLVSEASFFDVVNSNQRQHLLKLCGALDKHIKCDIREDARLFYRTKVKDLVARIYGKWQDMIQTTQLTQGILHDFWEPDS